A genomic stretch from Sceloporus undulatus isolate JIND9_A2432 ecotype Alabama chromosome 5, SceUnd_v1.1, whole genome shotgun sequence includes:
- the TSGA13 gene encoding testis-specific gene 13 protein — translation MAPMKSRGDNLCTMQTEFCLKREAYYTHHPNLTQYFVPVTDVEFRERLEQHQGEIAVMLRSSEFNQDKTTLIVTNNPLPLLISGQHLSTPFRFFPEDLLAKVPSYLPPVKMPEQQLSRPTVKKLKKSSPFRFANKNDFVTEAHFSKNYAEKRLQRLYPNLRTHMRPGQPAMESLPSIQGFPAPRIQWEPLTMSCLTELHPTLTVPGNNGFRYGKAPLWIVNSSVVSRNIK, via the exons ATGGCGCCAATGAAGTCAAGGGG GGACAATTTGTGCACAATGCAGACCGAGTTCTGTCTGAAGCGTGAGGCGTATTACACGCACCATCCCAACTTG ACTCAGTATTTTGTCCCTGTGACCGATGTTGAATTTCGAGAGCGCTTGGAGCAGCACCAGGGAGAGATTGCCGTCATGTTGAGATCTTCGGAGTTCAATCAAGACAAGACCACCTTGATTGTGACTAACAACCCACTCCCTCTGCTCATTTCTGGTCAACACCTGTCCACACCTTTCCGTTTTTTCCCAGAAGACTTGCTAGCAAAG GTGCCATCCTATCTGCCCCCTGTGAAAATGCCAGAGCAGCAGCTCTCGAGGCCAACtgtaaagaagctgaaaaaatcgTCTCCGTTCAG GTTTGCCAACAAAAACGATTTCGTGACGGAAGCTCATTTTTCCAAGAATTATGCTGAGAAGCGGCTGCAGAGACTGTACCCCAACTTGCGGACTCACATGAGACCAG GTCAGCCAGCGATGGAATCCCTTCCTAGCATCCAAGGCTTTCCTGCCCCAAGGATCCAATGGGAACCTCTCACCATGTCCTGCTTGACCGAACTGCATCCTACGCTGACTGTGCCGGGAAACAATGGCTTCCGATATGGGAAGGCTCCCCTCTGGATTGTGAACAGCTCCGTGGTGTCGAGAAATATCAAATAA
- the LOC121931792 gene encoding tubulin alpha-3 chain-like: MGNACWELYCLEHGIQPDGTISSTVLADQVDSSFETFFCKTGAGKHVPRAVFIDLEPSVIDEIHTGSYRSLFHPEQLISGKEDAANNYARGHYTVGKELIDTVLEKIRKMAEQCCGLQGFLLFHSFGGGTGSGFTSLLMERLSVDFGKKAKLEFSVYPAPRISTAVVEPYNSILTTHTTLEHSDCSFMVDNEAIYDICNRNLDVDHPTYINLNRLISQIVSSITASLRFDGALNVDLAEFQTNLVPYPRIHFPLTTYAPIISAERAFHEQLSVPEITNTCFEFSNQMVKCDPRRGKYMACCLLYRGDVVPKDVNAAIAAIKTRRSIQFVDWCPTGFKVGINYQPPTVVPGGDLAKVQRAVCMLSNTTAIAEAWARLNHKFDLMYAKRAFVHWYVGEGMEEGEFSEAREDLAALEKDYEEVGQDSGDHGSDAEDDQEY; the protein is encoded by the exons ATGGGGAATGCGTGTTGGGAGCTGTATTGCTTGGAACATGGAATCCAGCCTGATGGGACCATCTCAAGCACCGTTCTGGCGGACCAAGTGGATTCTTCCTTTGAGACCTTCTTCTGTAAAACAGGAGCAGGGAAGCATGTCCCTAGGGCGGTGTTCATAGATCTGGAACCATCAGTCATAG ATGAAATCCATACAGGGTCATATCGTTCACTCTTCCACCCGGAGCAGTTGATCAGTGGCAAAGAAGATGCTGCCAACAATTACGCCCGGGGCCATTATACCGTCGGGAAAGAACTAATTGACACAGTCCTTGAGAAGATTCGTAAAATG GCTGAGCAGTGCTGTGGCCTCCAAGGATTTTTGCTCTTCCACAGCTTTGGGGGAGGCACAGGATCAGGGTTTACATCTCTCCTAATGGAGCGGCTCTCGGTTGATTTTGGGAAGAAGGCCAAGCTTGAGTTCTCCGTGTACCCAGCCCCACGGATCTCCACTGCAGTGGTAGAACCCTATAACTCCATCTTAACCACCCACACCACCCTGGAGCactctgactgctccttcatgGTGGACAACGAAGCCATCTATGACATCTGCAACCGGAATCTTGATGTGGATCATCCCACGTACATCAACCTCAACAGGTTGATCAGCCAGATCGTGTCATCCATTACAGCTTCCTTAAGATTCGATGGTGCCTTGAATGTAGACCTGGCTGAATTCCAGACCAACCTGGTGCCATATCCCCGCATCCATTTCCCTTTGACCACCTACGCTCCCATCATCTCTGCCGAGAGGGCCTTCCATGAGCAGCTCTCTGTGCCGGAAATCACCAACACCTGTTTCGAGTTTTCTAACCAGATGGTCAAATGCGACCCTCGCCGTGGGAAATACATGGCCTGCTGCCTCCTCTACCGGGGCGACGTGGTGCCTAAGGACGTCAACGCGGCCATTGCCGCCATCAAGACCAGGAGGTCCATCCAGTTTGTGGACTGGTGCCCAACTGGGTTCAAGGTGGGCATCAACTACCAGCCCCCCACAGTGGTGCCAGGGGGAGACCTGGCAAAGGTGCAGAGAGCCGTCTGCATGCTGAGCAACACCACGGCAATTGCGGAGGCCTGGGCCCGGCTCAATCACAAATTTGACCTGATGTATGCCAAGCGGGCTTTTGTGCATTGGTACGTCGGGGAGGGCATGGAGGAAGGGGAATTCTCTGAAGCTCGGGAGGATTTGGCTGCACTAGAGAAGGATTACGAAGAGGTTGGGCAAGACTCTGGTGACCATGGCTCTGATGCAGAAGACGACCAAGAATACTGA
- the UCN3 gene encoding urocortin-3: MAQPRLLILLLVLLAARRGLLLKLYKAESIYSCINAALSDANRAHRDENSPLEKRSFVFQSGGEEETSSEDEEEEMEEEEKEKRTYPGVTRYKSLAQVQGKGKMSPGLAKSDRRTKFTLSLDVPTNIMNILFNIAKAKNLRAKAAANAQLMAQIGRRK; encoded by the coding sequence ATGGCTCAGCCCAGGCTCCTGATCCTCCTCTTGGTTTTGCTCGCAGCCCGGAGAGGCCTCCTCCTCAAGCTCTACAAAGCCGAATCCATCTACAGTTGCATCAACGCCGCTCTCTCGGATGCCAATCGTGCCCACAGGGATGAGAACTCCCCTCTGGAGAAAAGGAGCTTCGTCTTCCAGTCGGGGGGCGAAGAGGAGACCTCCTccgaggatgaagaagaagagatggaggaggaggagaaggagaaaaggacgTACCCAGGGGTCACCCGCTACAAATCCCTGGCTCAGGTCCAGGGCAAGGGAAAGATGTCCCCAGGCCTTGCCAAAAGTGACCGGCGTACAAAGTTCACCCTCTCCCTCGATGTCCCCACCAACATCATGAACATCCTCTTTAACATTGCCAAGGCGAAGAACCTGAGGGCCAAGGCGGCCGCCAACGCCCAGCTGATGGCCCAAATTGGCCGGAGAAAGTGA